ATCTGGGGCAACATTCTGAATCAATGAGCCAAAGGTTGAGAGCGGCAGCAACCCAAACAAGAGTTATGAGGCGAGACATTTGGGGAAGTTTGGAGTAACTGTTGTAAAGGTAAAAACTTACCTTTCATATCTTATGGTCTGTAACTTATGCAATCCTAAATTAAAAATTTCACTAAAATATATGGTATAATGTGGTGTTGGAATAAATTGACTgcaagttaataaaataaaaataggtaTTTCATAGATTCACTCTTATGCCTTAGGCTGAAAAGAATGCCAAGAGAGCACAGCATCATTAAACAAGGTATGTGCTGTAATAAATAACTGATgtctttttgttctctctgtctcATAATCTGTTAGATTTTAAAGACAGGAATACCTAATCGAGGCACCAGCTTCGAAAAACGGTCTATTCCTCTATTCCTGTGAAACTCTGACGACACAATGCTGTGTGCTCAGGGTGTGGCTGCACCCCTAATGCTGAGCTCTTTCCTCCTTCAGCTGGCCAGGGCTAATCTCCCTTCTGGCTGCCTGATTGCATCCGATATACTGAGTTGCACCAATCTCTGCCTCGACCACGTTCCACTGGAGTTGCCTGTAATGGTGGCAACCTTAGACTTCAACCATAACCATCTTGAACATCTGGAGGAGGGCAGCTTTGCTGGCCTTCCCAATCTTGAGACCCTAAGGCTGGCCCACAATCTGCTGAGCAGAATTATTGCAGGAACCTTCCAGAATACAAGTACTATTCGCCATCTGGACCTTTCCTCTAATCAGTTAAACATTATAGAGCAGCACTACTTTCAAGAGTTAGTAGAAGTCAAAGAGTTGCTCCTTTACAACAACCATATAGTAAGGGTAGAAAGCAAAGCCCTGAGTGGGATGAGTAACCTACGGAAGGCCTACCTGAGCCATAACAGGCTGACTGACTTCCCTTTTTTTTCCATTCAGGAACATTCCAGTCTCATTACCCTGGACCTAAGCTCGAACCGTATGCCCAACCTTCCGGTTGAGGACATTGGAGCTTTGCAGGAATCAGTACAGCAAGGGTTGTTCCTGCACAACAATACCCTAATTTGTGAGTGCTCCATGTATAGCATGTTTAAAGAATGGGAGTACAGAGGCTTTGCCTCAGTGAGAGACTTCCAAGAGGAGCATACCTGCTTGCTTTATGGTGAAAGGCGTGCTTCAGTTCGGTTTCTCCAGCATGTGCGATTTTTTGAGAACTGCACCATAAAACCACAACTAGAGACAGAAAGCCTGAAAGCAGACTCTGGGGATTCAGTGCTGCTGGATTGTAAAACATCATTGAAGGGAAAGCATCTCACCTACCTGTGGGTGTCCC
This region of Xyrauchen texanus isolate HMW12.3.18 chromosome 48, RBS_HiC_50CHRs, whole genome shotgun sequence genomic DNA includes:
- the LOC127639372 gene encoding amphoterin-induced protein 3-like, with amino-acid sequence MLCAQGVAAPLMLSSFLLQLARANLPSGCLIASDILSCTNLCLDHVPLELPVMVATLDFNHNHLEHLEEGSFAGLPNLETLRLAHNLLSRIIAGTFQNTSTIRHLDLSSNQLNIIEQHYFQELVEVKELLLYNNHIVRVESKALSGMSNLRKAYLSHNRLTDFPFFSIQEHSSLITLDLSSNRMPNLPVEDIGALQESVQQGLFLHNNTLICECSMYSMFKEWEYRGFASVRDFQEEHTCLLYGERRASVRFLQHVRFFENCTIKPQLETESLKADSGDSVLLDCKTSLKGKHLTYLWVSPRKEYIAPPGNNNTLRLYANGTLEILVAQVGDSGVYLCMALNHQESRNETREVNVTVVIHHQAEEPFNTGFTTLLGCIVSLVLVLMYLYLTPCRCWCRKQPLPATPSPGNECSAQSSILTPTPPATTEGPGRKVSSNKHVVFLEPIKETQNGRPRAALAHEHPKLSVTRSDADSVTSVFSDTTIVP